One Acanthochromis polyacanthus isolate Apoly-LR-REF ecotype Palm Island chromosome 6, KAUST_Apoly_ChrSc, whole genome shotgun sequence DNA segment encodes these proteins:
- the LOC110956791 gene encoding charged multivesicular body protein 4b, giving the protein MSTLLNKLFGGGGKGGKGPSPQEAIQKLRETEEMLTKKQEFLEKKIEQELQIAKKNGTKNKRAALQALKRKKRYEKQLAQIDGTLSTIEFQREALENANTNTEVLKNMGFAAKAMKSAHENMDIDKVDDLMQDITEQQELAQEISDAISKPVGFGEEFDEDELLAELDELEQEELDKNLLEIGGPENVPLPNVPSTSLPSRPAKKEEEEDDMEDLQRWAMEAM; this is encoded by the exons ATGTCGACGTTATTAAACAAGCTGttcggaggaggaggaaaaggagggaaaGGACCGAGTCCTCAGGAGGCGATCCAGAAGCTCCGGGAGACGGAGGAGATGCTAACCAAGAAACAGGAATTTCTAGAGAAGAAAATCGAGCAGGAATTGCAGATCGCCAAGAAAAACGGCACGAAAAACAAAAGAG CGGCGCTGCAGGCTTTGAAAAGAAAGAAGCGGTACGAGAAGCAGCTGGCCCAGATCGATGGAACACTGTCGACCATCGAGTTCCAGAGGGAGGCTCTGGAGAACGCCAACACCAACACGGAAGTGCTCAAGAACATGGGATTCGCTGCCAAGGCCATGAAGTCTGCTCACGAAAACAT GGACATCGATAAGGTGGACGATCTGATGCAGGAcatcacagagcagcaggagcTCGCCCAGGAGATCTCTGATGCCATCTCCAAACCCGTTGGCTTCGGGGAGGAGTTTGACGAG GACGAGCTGCTGGCGGAGCTGGACGAGCTGGAACAGGAGGAGCTGGACAAGAACCTGCTGGAGATCGGAGGTCCAGAAAATGTCCCCCTCCCCAACGTGCCTTCTACTTCGTTACCTTCCAGACCTG